TATCAACGCTCAAACGCTCGCTTCAACAAGCACCAACGTCAGCCGAAAAAGCACAACCGCCGGCGGAAAAAGCACTTCTCCATTTCCGATCGACTTTGGGGGGGGGAGAAGTTGTCagggcaaaaaaagaaaacctGGGAGGTGATTGGACAAGCTTGAGTATTCACGGCACTGTGAAATTCCAAGCAGATCGTCCATCGTCGTAAAAAGAACTGCTCTTGTAGTTTGTTGGTTATGGCAGGAGTCCGATATTTTGTTTCTGGCGATCATCAAGATGCCGAGTCGACTTGCTCTCAAAGTGGCGAACGGACTGATTCGATCAACACAATTCTCGATGAACCGCATGGTCTTCGTGGGGTTTTGATTACTCGTTTTGTTCGACCGAATATCGTCGGATTTTTTCTGACTTCCACTCGATTTTGGAATAAATCtggaaaaaagggaaatTAGAACCGAACCGCTCCTCCAAGTATCGTCAATAATTTAATATGTACATGCCTTTTTCCAACCAGTATGCGACAGAACGTCGCCCGAACGTCCTGACAACGTCCTCACCCTACCATCTTACCCCATCATCTCGTCATCTCACCTCGTCATCTCACCTCGTCAtctcacctcctccaactgcTCGTTGACCTTTTCATAGACGACAAAAGTGATGCAGGTGGCTGGCAGAACGCGAAGCAAATTCGGCACTAGACCTCGATAGAAGGCAAAGAAGCCGCCATTGCTGTATATCTTGCTGATACAGTCACCAATGGAAGAGTACATCTTTCCGGCATCGTATCGTTGGAGCTTGGAACGCACCACCTGGTAAGGATACAGCAAAACAGTGGACACAGCCTTACTCGTGGACGACAGCAATAAGTACTCCTTGGTTGACAAATAACTGGGAGCCCCTTCCTTTGTGAGTGAAATGTCGTAGCTGTTGGAGGGGTCGCGCGACCGCGCTAGCTTGACTTGTTCCTTGGCCCAGTCATAGAATCCAAACTGAACTGCGGCCTGCACCACTCCAAGCAGAGACGGGATCTGGCCTCTCCAGAAGCCCTTGATTCCTTCCTGGCTGTAGATCCGTTTGACTCCGTCGAGCATGGAGGAGTATGCGTCCACATGGCCGGCGTTTGTCGAGCAGATTCGCGTCTTGAGCACCCACAGCGGGTTGGTCGCTATGCTTGTGGCTGTTCCTGTGATGAGAGCGTTGAAAAAGTAGCCGTGGGGTCCATCAAACAGGTGCATTTTCTTGACGATGCCGTAGAGAGAAAAGTAGACGCCGTATCCCGCGGCGTTTCCGAGTAAATTGATGCCCAGACCGCGATACAGGCCCTTGTACAGGCCCCGAAATTTCCCCGCGTAGGGTCCGTCCGACTGTCGCAGCGATCTCAGCACCGTCCCCAGGTTTCCGTCCAGTTGCAGTCGGATTTTCAGCAGGTCCAGCGGATGCATGAACACGGTGGACACGGAGCCCGCCACCGTTCCCGCTACCAGATCTCGCAGCCAGGGATCCATCTGTGGGGATTTTGTGTGAGACGGAATTTTTTGAAACAATGTTGCAAGGTTTGGGAACATGCATAGGGCGAGTATATAGCTTGGATTAGTTTGACGAAGTTTTAACAAAATGTCAACAAAATGTCAACAAAGGTCAACAAAAGCCAACAAAATCCAACAAAAGCCAACAAAATCCAACAAAAGTCAACAAATGGCCCAACAAATGAGGGTTATATAACGGAGATAACGGACATTAAAACATAAATGAAATCATTGCCAGTATCGTCAGTAAATAGTGGGAaatttatatatatgtttGTCAAGACATACGAAGATGATGGGactccgaggaggacacCAGTATACAGCTTGCCATGTAACCGACCTACAAAAACCATCACAATCTCACTTTATTTTCATATATACAAAAGTCGACCTGATTAGGCGGTGGGGAAGGGAGAGAGGAGCCTGGGTTAGTGGTTGCCAAAAGCGTAGAATGGCGTCGGCTGAAGCAATAGTTGTTATCTCGTTCCTGATGGAATTATTGATGGTAAAACTGCGCTGTGGCAGATGGCCCTGGAACGCTTTCATCGAAGCGTCATTTCGGTGTTTCAGGCTCGACTGGATGGCAAAAATGTCATTGGATCCTGTCGTTGGATCCTGTCGTTGGATCCTGTCGTTGGATCCTCTCGTTGGATCCTGTCGTTGGATCCTCTCGTTATCGTTAGATATCCGGTTGTTGGATAATCCTGTCATCAGTCGTATCAATCAGCCCAGGCAAGCATCAGGTAGATCACTCAGACAAAACACCCAAAACGATCACAAACGATCTCAACCTGTATCGGTCAACAGCCTCATCCTGTCAACTCCCATTCTATGCGCGCAACGCCGCCACATCTCGTAATACTCACTTGACAAGACCGGGTCGGGGAAGAGTCTGGGCCCATCCTATTGTTAGTAATTGATTGAGACATACAAGTCGTGACTGGAGATCACACACTCGAGTCAGACACTAGTCAGAACACTCGTATCTGCACCGACTGAATACTCCGATTCATACTCACCGACATAGATGACAAAGGGGATCCATCCGTAGTGGAGGGCAACTCGGCCAAGATCGAGGACCTTGGAAATTCGTTCTCGGGACTCTTCGGAAAGCTGGAAGATCATTGTTGTATGTGTGGTTCCGTGTGGAGTTGTGATTCTGCACCTGGAGGTGTAGCTCTATCTGAGGGTTTTGCACGACCGGGTAAGTCACGTGGGAGGGAGGTGAAAAGTTAAAGTTAGTTAGAATGTCAAAAGTTGACTCCACTATTACTTACTCTTTTTGTTGGCATGAAAGAAAGACGGGTTTCGTCTAATGATGGCGATTACAAGCTGAAAGAGAGATGATTCTGGGGGTCAGCAGTTCTTTTAATTTAGTAAGTGATTTTGTTTACTTCGATTATGATTCCCCATGATGTTCGGTTCACCgaaaaaacataaaaacataatttaaaaaaatgaaaaaaaaaaaattaagaaaaacaaatgaagaaaaaaatgaagaaaaaaatgaagaaaaaaaatcattCGTTGATATTCTAGGACATTTTGGGCCAATAACAATGTTAAACCAACCCatcggactcggactcggattGGGTTTTACAGAAGAGCGTACTCGTACAGAAGagcgtacttgtagaagtaCGGCTGTCGAGCTCGCAGTTACCTCTTGTTCCTCCTTTAGATATACAATCTTGAACACGGCAAAAAATCTGGTAGTCCTTTCAAGCTGGACCGTCGAGGGCTACAGAAAGACGAAGAAGTTGGAATCGTTGTGGGTGGCTTGTTGGAATGACGTTTCTTGGTGTTCTAGAGGAACACATGAAttattttttaattctaGTCGCAaaccttttttttttttttattctaatgattcattacaaCTATATACCTAGTAAGGCCGGGCCATTAGTCATCAAAATCCCACTATCCTTAGTCCCAACTTTccaaaaaatgaaaattCGAGAGGGACGTGGCGTAAATGGTAGCGCATTGGATTTCGGTTCTTTCTGAACGACGTCCTCCAAAGGCTGCGGGTTCGAGTCCTGTCGTCCTCTTTTTTGTCCTGGTGTTTATCATCGTCAgtttttcttctctggaAATAAGTTTCGTTTCAATatcctttttttccaatttcTTTGTAATATATTTAATATGTTTttagaaaaaaaaaacgggagaaaaaataataaagGAACAAGACATTTGGCATTAAGACTCCGTTATTTATAACTGACTGTACTCGAATGTATACTCAATCAACTtcaaatactgtacagatACTGACCATCTATTGCGCGCTTCAACATTGTGTGTATTCATTCAACGTATTCAGCtgcagtatatatatttgcACAGGCGATCCATTCTCTTGATTTTTGATCACATTATTCATAATCACTTCAATAACAGCTCCATTTTTATTtccgtcctcctcgtcgctTTCCTTCATGTTGTTTTCATCCAGTTCCTAGTTCTCCATTTTCGTTCC
The Yarrowia lipolytica chromosome 1A, complete sequence genome window above contains:
- a CDS encoding uncharacterized protein (Compare to YALI0A16863g, similar to Saccharomyces cerevisiae FLX1 (YIL134W); ancestral locus Anc_2.227, similar to uniprot|P40464 Saccharomyces cerevisiae YIL134w Mitochondrial FAD carrier protein FLX1), producing MFPNLATLFQKIPSHTKSPQMDPWLRDLVAGTVAGSVSTVFMHPLDLLKIRLQLDGNLGTVLRSLRQSDGPYAGKFRGLYKGLYRGLGINLLGNAAGYGVYFSLYGIVKKMHLFDGPHGYFFNALITGTATSIATNPLWVLKTRICSTNAGHVDAYSSMLDGVKRIYSQEGIKGFWRGQIPSLLGVVQAAVQFGFYDWAKEQVKLARSRDPSNSYDISLTKEGAPSYLSTKEYLLLSSTSKAVSTVLLYPYQVVRSKLQRYDAGKMYSSIGDCISKIYSNGGFFAFYRGLVPNLLRVLPATCITFVVYEKVNEQLEEVR